The genomic interval GCAGGCTTGTGTCCTCGAAAGCCCCCCAGGGACAGCCTGTGGAGGGCCCAAGCGAGAGGGGGAGCCAGTGGAGTCACGGTGGAGCAGTTCTGGGGAAGCCTGGCTGGTGCTGCCAGGCCgtgctgctgggaaggagcCTGCGCTGGTGGAGTAGGTAGGTGCAGTTATGCTTCTCCTCCCCACTTCAGTGTAACTCGCGTGTGTGAGGATGGCAGAGCAGGAGCCGACAGCGGAGCAGCTGGCCCAGATTGCAGCTGAAAATGAGGAGGACGAACACTCCGTCAACTATAAGCCACCTGCCCAGAAGAGCATCCAGGAGATCCAGGAGCTGGACAAGGATGATGAGAGCCTGCGCAAGTACAAGGAGGCACTGCTCGGTGCCGTCACTGTGACTGCAGGTGAGCCCTAGGACGTGGCTATGCCTCGCTCTTTGCGCTTCAGCTTGAGCACAGCCGGGAGCATAAAGGCACGTGTCTGCGCTTGCCCCGTGCTGATCTCTGGCCCTTGGAACGAGGCACAGGGACTGGGGGGGCTCTCCGCCGTTAGAGGGGGTGCTCTTGGGGAGGCTGCGGGCTGGGCCTGGCACAGTGGGAAGCCCAGACCTTCACTGAGGGGATGTTGTTCTCACTGGTTTTCTTGTGCTTTCAAGAAGTGAAGGAGTTGTGTTGGTGGGTATTAGGGATGGGTGTTGAACAGCCTTTTTGCTTGTCTTCTAGATCCCAATGCTCCAAATGTGGTGGTGACCAAGCTGACTTTGGTCTGCGCTACTGCTCCTGGCCCCCTGGAGCTGGACCTGACAGGTGAGCTAGGGAAGAATTCCAGCCCTTCTCCCGGGTCACAACTGGCTCAGCGTGGAGCCTGGTGGGAGCACTGCTGGCGTGGTGGGCAGGCCCTCTCCTCTGTCAGAAATGCCCCTGTGCCGGAGGCAGAATAAGGTGCCCACACCACTGCAGGGTTCCGTACTCTGAGCCCAGCGGCTGTGTCCCCCATCGCAGCAGAAGGCCTTTCTGCGTGCGCTCCCTTGCCAGCCCTCCTTTGTAGAGGCGTGAGCTGCCGGGTGGGGGAGCCAGCTGTCCTCCAGCCTGCGCAGCGGCGCTAACGGCAGCTTCGAGATGGTGACAGCCTCGGAGCAAACGCCTGCAAAGGAACGTTCTTGAATTAACTGTGTTGCGCGGCAGTGTCCTTTCACAGGGCATCGCTTGCCCGCCGTGGGCAGTGCAGCAGGGAGGGTCCTGTCATGCAAAAATGAAAGGATGAACTGCGTGCTGTCCAGGCAGTAAGGGTCATGCCATGCTTCTGCAGATCCTGTCCTGATCACCTCTTGCAACTTAAATTCGCCCCAGAGCACAATACAAAGGGACCCTGAGCAACCCTCTCCCTTCTTTGTAGGTGACCTGGAGAGCTACAAGAAGCAAGCGTTTGTGCTGAAGGAGGGTGTGGAATACCGGATAAAAATCTCCTTTAGGGTAAGAATTCACATCTGAAAAGTGAAGAATGAGTGGAACACTGGACTGCTGCGATCCCAGCACGGGGACTGCCTGAGCCCTGAAAAGTGGTGTGATGGAGGAAATTGTCTCCTACTGTGGGTGAGGCAGGCGTGTGTCTAGGAGACAACTTCTACAGTCCTTGCTTGTCTCTCTGCAGGTGAACAGGGAGATTGTGTCAGGGTTGAAGTATATTCAGCACACGTTCCGGAAAGGAGTGAAAAGTAAGTGCTTTTCTGTGACTCGGGTGCTGCTTTGTGCGAGGGCTTTCTGCCCTTTCCACGGTGGCAATGGGGGCTCACCCACGggtgccccagcagctcctcacGGGAAGGGACAGTCTTCGGTCGTCTCTGGGGCAATGTGTGCAGGCTTCTGGGTCTACTGCAGGGAGGCACCTGCGCCTCCGGGCGTGGTGTGTAACCCCCGCCGGAGCGCAGCAGTGAACAGGTCACTGCTGAGAGCGGTGCTAGCGTAGGGGGATCGCTCCCTGCAGGAGCAGCCGATCCTGGAGTGAACAGGGCTGTTAATGCAGGTGTCATTCGTGTTCCCACAGCTCCTCTGTGGATTGCTGTAGCAGTAACAGACTGTTCATGTGCATCAGCCTTGCCCCAAATGGTGGTGGGGGGTGCCTCTTAAACAGCCTCCATAcacctctttttctccttctagtTGACAAGACCGAATACATGGTTGGGAGCTACGGCCCCCGAGCAGAGGAGTACGAGTTTCTGACCCCCATGGAAGAAGCCCCTAAGGGCATGCTGGCCCGGGGCAGCTACAACATCAAATCCAAGTTCACAGATGATGATAAGACTGACCACCTGTCCTGGGAGTGGAACCTGACCATCAAGAAGGATTGGAAGGACTAGCCCTTCCCGAGGCCAAACCCCAGAGAGCGTGAATCAGACAGTGGCTACCGTAGAAATCCCCCCCTGTACCAAAGTGCTGACATTGGAACCCTCTTACCTTTCACCCCTGTTATAATTTGACCAGAGAGCTCAGTTTTGTAAtgtgccccctccccagagAATCGCTGAGTGCATTGACCAAACCGTGCTGTCTGCATCTGATCTCCAGC from Grus americana isolate bGruAme1 chromosome 18, bGruAme1.mat, whole genome shotgun sequence carries:
- the ARHGDIA gene encoding rho GDP-dissociation inhibitor 1 — translated: MAEQEPTAEQLAQIAAENEEDEHSVNYKPPAQKSIQEIQELDKDDESLRKYKEALLGAVTVTADPNAPNVVVTKLTLVCATAPGPLELDLTGDLESYKKQAFVLKEGVEYRIKISFRVNREIVSGLKYIQHTFRKGVKIDKTEYMVGSYGPRAEEYEFLTPMEEAPKGMLARGSYNIKSKFTDDDKTDHLSWEWNLTIKKDWKD